A section of the Cuniculiplasma divulgatum genome encodes:
- a CDS encoding type II/IV secretion system ATPase subunit, protein MVEYVTSDNLQTAVERNPHLAEYLNNYRISAQRTPTFVPVPDNSLRDVTALDIIYPVGDPIFIHVYMDNGARIYKPIEPDLTIEEQQFMDDVLMIILNFAANYPPPESEEILEKNLEDIYNRITSVGSANKVKGMSATVRPELKEKLLYNIKKDVVGLGPLEPLIRDTHIEDISGIGANDIFIVHKIFGSIKARITFGDNDRLAIYSKRLSERVGRPVSDKVPIVDATLPDGSRLSIVYSSDVSARGPSFTIRKFADIPISIVQLVKYNTMSAEEAAYLWLALEYGQSVFVCGETASGKTTVVNAMIPFIRPDSKIFSAEDTPEIRAPQDAWQQLVTRERGAEDSRVTLFDLLKTALRSRPNYIIVGEIRGAEGSMAFQAMQTGHPVISTFHAASVRKMIQRFTGTPINIPVTFMDNLNIALIQQAVYVNGKFLRRTTSINEIEGYYEELGGVSTKQVFQWDATTDQHVFRGLNNSYILEKRIAATAGMADPKVIYDELFKRAKIIEYMLRNNITSYYKVFDLIKTFYLKGPNAIPMYG, encoded by the coding sequence ATGGTAGAATATGTGACATCAGACAATCTTCAGACTGCCGTGGAAAGGAATCCGCATCTTGCTGAATACCTGAACAATTACAGGATAAGTGCCCAGAGGACTCCAACATTTGTTCCTGTACCGGACAATTCCCTGAGAGATGTGACGGCGCTGGACATAATATACCCTGTGGGAGACCCTATTTTCATTCATGTTTACATGGATAACGGGGCAAGGATATACAAGCCAATAGAGCCGGATTTAACCATTGAAGAGCAGCAGTTCATGGACGATGTCCTGATGATCATACTGAACTTCGCTGCAAATTATCCTCCACCTGAATCCGAGGAGATTCTGGAAAAAAACCTTGAGGACATATACAACAGGATTACCAGCGTGGGAAGTGCCAACAAAGTTAAGGGGATGAGTGCCACAGTCAGGCCTGAGCTTAAGGAAAAGCTCCTTTATAACATAAAGAAGGATGTGGTTGGCCTTGGTCCCCTGGAGCCTCTCATCAGAGATACACACATTGAAGATATCAGTGGAATCGGGGCCAATGACATATTCATAGTGCACAAAATATTCGGATCCATCAAGGCAAGGATAACATTCGGCGACAATGACCGCCTGGCCATATACAGCAAGAGGCTCAGCGAAAGGGTAGGAAGACCCGTTTCCGACAAGGTGCCCATAGTTGATGCAACTCTCCCGGACGGTTCCAGGCTCTCCATAGTTTACAGCAGTGATGTATCTGCCAGAGGGCCGAGCTTCACAATAAGAAAGTTTGCAGATATCCCAATCAGTATTGTACAGCTTGTGAAATACAACACCATGTCTGCAGAGGAAGCAGCTTACCTGTGGTTGGCACTGGAATATGGGCAAAGCGTCTTCGTATGCGGGGAGACTGCCAGCGGCAAAACCACAGTCGTGAATGCCATGATACCTTTCATAAGGCCTGATTCCAAGATATTCAGTGCAGAGGATACTCCTGAAATAAGGGCACCACAGGATGCCTGGCAGCAGCTTGTCACCAGGGAGAGGGGCGCTGAGGACAGCCGTGTTACCCTCTTCGATCTTCTGAAAACCGCACTCAGGTCCAGGCCAAATTACATAATTGTAGGTGAAATAAGAGGTGCTGAAGGATCCATGGCCTTCCAGGCCATGCAGACGGGACATCCAGTCATATCCACGTTCCATGCTGCGTCAGTGAGAAAGATGATACAGAGGTTCACGGGAACTCCAATCAACATACCGGTAACCTTCATGGATAACCTGAATATTGCCCTGATACAGCAGGCAGTCTACGTAAATGGAAAATTCCTGAGAAGAACAACCAGCATAAACGAAATCGAAGGTTATTATGAGGAGCTGGGTGGCGTATCCACCAAGCAGGTGTTCCAGTGGGACGCAACAACGGACCAGCACGTATTCAGAGGGCTCAACAACAGCTACATACTTGAGAAGAGAATTGCTGCAACCGCCGGAATGGCTGACCCCAAAGTGATCTATGACGAGCTTTTCAAAAGGGCAAAAATTATAGAATACATGCTTAGGAACAACATAACATCGTACTACAAGGTGTTTGATCTCATCAAGACATTCTACCTCAAGGGACCCAATGCGATTCCAATGTACGGGTGA
- a CDS encoding ATPase domain-containing protein, which produces MYLNFTLPGDELDRRMGGGLYVGQIITIEGGSGEGKTLLCLRLAYGMLKHNASIAYISSQFPIREFISEAESLGYPMFNEILADQISFITSVFLLRRGRRAKLEELLSLDELKAKQVLIIDSLQSGMFKDFNIIEYFTHLRKFSEGRIVIVTINPSDIDPASLVKIRELSTTVISLHSRDLAGERKHVIDLMKFPMALKSFQQAIPFRIEPGRGLIVEISSVS; this is translated from the coding sequence ATGTATCTCAACTTTACGCTTCCGGGGGATGAACTGGACAGGAGGATGGGTGGAGGCCTTTACGTGGGCCAGATAATTACCATAGAGGGTGGCAGCGGGGAAGGCAAGACACTTCTGTGTCTCAGACTGGCCTACGGCATGCTGAAGCACAACGCCTCCATAGCTTACATATCCTCCCAGTTCCCCATAAGGGAGTTCATCTCGGAAGCTGAATCTCTTGGATACCCCATGTTCAATGAGATACTGGCTGACCAGATATCCTTCATAACATCGGTCTTCCTCTTACGCAGGGGACGGAGGGCTAAGCTGGAAGAACTACTCAGCCTCGATGAACTCAAGGCAAAGCAGGTTCTCATAATCGATTCTCTGCAATCAGGGATGTTCAAGGATTTCAATATAATTGAGTACTTCACACACCTCAGGAAGTTTTCCGAGGGCCGCATAGTCATAGTGACAATAAATCCGTCCGATATTGATCCGGCAAGCCTGGTAAAGATAAGGGAACTGTCCACAACCGTGATCAGCCTGCACTCAAGAGACCTGGCCGGCGAGAGGAAACATGTGATTGACCTTATGAAATTCCCCATGGCCCTTAAATCCTTTCAACAGGCTATACCATTCAGGATAGAACCAGGGAGGGGATTGATAGTTGAAATATCCAGTGTATCGTGA
- a CDS encoding flagellar protein G codes for MASMGTSEMIFFIATLILSVAVVGVLGGQTSHLALSMQDSAKGTSSTIQTDFEIINNPSQIPYHDGYVFYVKNTGEAGFFFTNGSVSVLINGTMLTGNTVTFTTPGGNGELMPAQVGEIVVNTTISAGYNQLTVILNNGVTKNFEFQIQV; via the coding sequence ATGGCATCAATGGGAACATCGGAGATGATATTCTTCATAGCAACGCTGATACTCAGCGTGGCTGTGGTGGGGGTACTTGGCGGCCAGACCTCACATCTTGCCCTCAGCATGCAGGATTCGGCCAAGGGCACTTCCAGCACCATACAGACGGACTTTGAAATAATCAACAATCCGAGCCAGATCCCTTACCATGACGGATATGTTTTCTACGTCAAGAATACGGGTGAGGCGGGTTTCTTCTTTACCAACGGATCTGTGTCGGTGCTGATAAATGGCACCATGCTTACAGGTAATACAGTGACCTTCACAACACCTGGTGGTAATGGAGAGTTAATGCCTGCCCAGGTGGGCGAAATAGTGGTGAATACCACAATATCAGCCGGCTACAACCAGCTTACCGTAATATTGAACAACGGTGTTACAAAGAATTTCGAATTTCAGATTCAGGTTTGA
- a CDS encoding flagellar protein F — MGFSYVVAVAVLLSSSLIFFGVIYSDYVHADTELNSAQQGFNTHSYDLENSRVNVTGYYVRPSGTSYNVTVNLTNTGSVGLNMGLSNLLINGTVANFTYSGQYLFPLASGNITFRQSAGEYSVEIVFNTGYEKYLEVKV, encoded by the coding sequence ATGGGATTTAGTTACGTTGTAGCTGTGGCAGTTCTGCTAAGCTCTTCCCTCATTTTTTTTGGTGTAATTTATTCTGATTACGTTCATGCCGACACTGAGCTTAACAGTGCTCAGCAAGGTTTCAATACACACAGTTACGACCTTGAAAATTCAAGAGTCAATGTGACTGGTTACTATGTCAGGCCATCCGGTACTTCGTATAATGTAACGGTGAATCTGACAAATACTGGCTCAGTAGGGTTGAATATGGGATTATCAAATCTACTTATAAACGGAACTGTGGCCAATTTCACATATTCAGGGCAGTACCTGTTTCCACTGGCCAGCGGAAACATAACCTTCCGCCAGAGTGCCGGGGAATACAGTGTGGAGATCGTGTTCAACACAGGTTATGAAAAATATCTGGAGGTAAAAGTTTAA
- a CDS encoding FlaD/FlaE family flagellar protein, giving the protein MINDALKSFLQSKIDSADKAIPKFVLEELKQKVLNSPTKFSKSDIEALFNNLEQRYSESKENSLLGKVDSLFKEISNVEKLLSGDNNKKKVTEPQNPEQDVSATSARYPWKAHRKAKLETVGDDVISLMVALRWLEFLLDNYGPENTMDVLDYYESIGWISASVKEQMIKFTKMTGIITPVQEYKVKPTIQDHIVTMLFIEKLNGGEITRDLIEALERDFRMLKKGVDELYGI; this is encoded by the coding sequence ATGATCAATGATGCGCTGAAGAGTTTCCTGCAGAGCAAGATCGATTCTGCAGACAAAGCCATACCAAAATTCGTCCTTGAGGAGCTTAAGCAAAAAGTGCTGAACTCGCCAACAAAATTCTCAAAATCGGACATAGAAGCCCTCTTTAACAATTTGGAACAAAGGTACAGTGAAAGCAAGGAGAACTCTCTCCTGGGAAAGGTGGACAGCCTTTTCAAGGAGATATCGAACGTGGAGAAACTTCTCTCCGGTGATAACAACAAGAAGAAGGTGACAGAGCCACAGAACCCTGAACAGGATGTGAGTGCCACCTCAGCGAGATACCCGTGGAAGGCACATCGTAAAGCCAAGCTGGAAACAGTGGGCGACGATGTGATTTCTCTCATGGTAGCGCTGAGATGGCTGGAATTCCTGCTTGACAACTACGGTCCTGAGAATACCATGGACGTCCTGGACTATTACGAGAGCATCGGGTGGATTTCAGCATCTGTCAAGGAACAGATGATAAAGTTCACCAAGATGACTGGAATAATAACACCAGTCCAGGAATACAAGGTGAAGCCAACAATACAGGACCACATTGTCACCATGCTCTTCATCGAGAAACTCAATGGAGGAGAGATAACAAGAGACCTGATCGAAGCTCTGGAAAGAGACTTCAGGATGTTGAAGAAGGGAGTGGACGAACTATATGGGATTTAG
- a CDS encoding flagella accessory protein C has product MGLFDNFKGLGKKKKGTTVNVASQPQTVQNTAQPTQGQSIDAKFIDGVNLRIGNVENELSKLGVSMDGVKRNISEMNTELETLKENVKMVVSLYEMVSKKFNPFMDTTPEEIKEITDTLRERIKDLEGLVTSAISDLRELYGVPDLDSVISDIDRKEDDNDQ; this is encoded by the coding sequence ATGGGTCTCTTTGACAACTTTAAGGGCTTGGGAAAGAAGAAGAAAGGGACCACAGTCAACGTAGCAAGCCAACCCCAAACCGTTCAGAACACAGCACAACCGACACAGGGACAGTCCATCGATGCGAAATTCATTGACGGCGTAAACCTCAGAATCGGCAACGTGGAGAATGAACTCAGCAAACTGGGAGTCTCCATGGATGGCGTAAAGAGGAACATATCCGAGATGAACACGGAGCTGGAAACACTGAAGGAGAATGTTAAAATGGTAGTATCATTGTATGAAATGGTGTCCAAGAAATTCAACCCCTTCATGGATACAACCCCGGAAGAAATCAAGGAGATCACGGACACTTTGAGAGAAAGGATCAAGGATCTAGAGGGCCTGGTTACCAGTGCAATCAGTGATCTAAGAGAACTTTACGGAGTGCCCGATCTGGACAGCGTCATTTCGGATATAGACAGAAAGGAGGATGACAATGATCAATGA
- a CDS encoding flagellin has translation MNRALYRGAKKLQKVFSLKANRAETGIGTLIVFIAMVLVAAVAATVLIHTAGNLQQTAQSTGQQTTAQVSSGLAIQQIIGFDSNTANPESGTLNYTLIYLSVNTGGSAVDLGNSTVSLYYEGHAASLTYHDNFTSATQTGSSNLVSLASKATWGGVLNGNEFGVAVIHNPSGSLTQAHPVLTYGSEVVLVINNTAVFGSNGIAQGETVTGQVTPQVGSPAVIDFTTPVAFTSAVVQLQ, from the coding sequence ATGAATAGAGCACTATATAGGGGAGCTAAAAAGCTCCAGAAAGTATTCAGCCTTAAGGCCAATAGGGCTGAGACGGGAATCGGTACCCTCATCGTATTTATTGCGATGGTACTGGTTGCAGCAGTGGCAGCTACTGTGTTGATACATACTGCCGGAAACTTGCAGCAGACTGCTCAGAGCACTGGGCAGCAGACAACCGCGCAGGTATCCAGCGGTCTGGCAATTCAACAGATAATAGGGTTTGACAGCAATACGGCAAATCCAGAATCTGGAACTCTGAACTACACACTGATATACCTGTCAGTTAACACTGGTGGCTCAGCAGTTGACCTCGGGAATTCAACCGTAAGCCTGTATTACGAGGGACATGCAGCATCACTGACATACCACGATAACTTCACGTCGGCCACACAGACTGGAAGCTCAAACCTGGTAAGCCTAGCATCAAAGGCAACCTGGGGAGGAGTGCTGAACGGAAATGAGTTTGGAGTTGCAGTCATACACAACCCGAGTGGATCACTAACGCAGGCACATCCCGTTCTGACATACGGTTCTGAAGTCGTACTGGTAATAAACAACACAGCAGTCTTCGGTAGCAATGGAATAGCACAGGGAGAGACAGTTACTGGGCAGGTGACCCCGCAGGTAGGATCCCCAGCAGTCATTGACTTTACAACACCTGTGGCTTTCACAAGTGCGGTGGTGCAGCTTCAGTAA
- a CDS encoding gamma carbonic anhydrase family protein translates to MAISIGKKCFIASSATLIGDVMIGDNVAIMDNAVLRGDQNRIIIGDNSNIQDNVTVHTDDDYPTTIGRHVSVGHNAIVHGSIVEDYVIVGMGAITLNGSRIGSGSVIAAGSVVTQNFSVPEKSLVAGIPGAVKRSNDSSLLEYAKLNALAYFNLREGYLQGKYEIIRGSEIEKH, encoded by the coding sequence ATGGCAATTTCCATTGGAAAGAAATGTTTCATAGCATCCTCAGCGACACTGATTGGTGACGTTATGATAGGGGACAACGTGGCCATAATGGACAATGCTGTTCTCAGAGGTGACCAGAACAGAATCATTATTGGCGACAACTCAAATATACAGGATAACGTGACAGTGCATACTGATGATGATTATCCCACAACAATCGGCAGACATGTGTCCGTTGGACATAACGCAATTGTTCATGGATCCATAGTGGAGGACTACGTAATAGTGGGAATGGGTGCCATCACACTCAATGGTTCACGCATAGGAAGTGGGAGCGTGATAGCTGCCGGTTCGGTTGTGACTCAGAATTTCTCTGTTCCTGAAAAGTCTCTGGTGGCAGGCATACCTGGTGCTGTCAAGAGGAGCAATGATTCCTCGCTCCTGGAATACGCGAAGCTCAATGCTCTTGCCTATTTCAATCTGAGGGAGGGGTATCTCCAGGGAAAGTATGAAATAATACGCGGATCAGAAATTGAGAAACATTAG
- a CDS encoding ribbon-helix-helix domain-containing protein, whose product MSVPYRITVRVSKDTMNQLEELVENFQYETVSDIVRRAIDEFIERNYRKGPTAKIDLVLPKKVMQDLESDLNQGSAISLDDLIRVILRDYTLSRISKEIKEISKEENIK is encoded by the coding sequence TTGTCGGTACCGTACAGAATTACAGTAAGGGTGTCTAAGGATACCATGAACCAGCTTGAAGAATTGGTTGAAAATTTCCAGTATGAAACGGTATCTGATATAGTGAGAAGGGCAATCGATGAATTTATAGAGAGAAATTACAGAAAGGGACCAACGGCAAAGATAGACCTAGTGCTGCCAAAGAAGGTAATGCAGGATCTTGAATCAGACTTAAACCAGGGGTCGGCAATTTCTCTGGACGATCTTATACGGGTGATTCTCAGGGACTATACTCTCAGCAGAATAAGCAAGGAGATCAAGGAAATTTCCAAGGAAGAGAACATTAAATAA
- the pheT gene encoding phenylalanine--tRNA ligase subunit beta: MVVIRAEEKFITETFGNDFIGRIWDFSGIIGYTPERDGNEIKVEFNPDRPDLFSFTTLESAISCYYDGKKTGPIKYRNGKIVFSVSDEAVQMRPFVTSFEAVGTAIRNRFRDLIDFQERVHQSIGKNRTKVSIGIHDMRKVVAPLRYVSMDSEKLRFTPYDGSAEMSAMEILSQHPKGIEYSKLLPDTRHVPVIMDSRDRVLSMPPVINGNVSRVSEDTGHFFVDITGTDTRSVAQASLLLQYFFQNSGFSIVITKQYGGMDFRSIAGMDGRSIEINVPKAAKILGVESIREEEISDALLKMGYIKCDPSGHNSGLDVTVPGNRIDVMGEMDIIEDIAKAVGYDSIVPVVPVLDVIGSSRPDTVLRDRIREISIGLGYQEVMTFVVTSSAFYEGVHREDGIAVQNPKSLDFSVVRDRLRLNILEFFRINKRRSLPQKVFEIGDVIVNGVQKTSLCFAMISSRSGFSDIKQPLEALLQRFGQTIETILPVNTEEFIKGRSGTIVINGKKAGVIGEIDPASLLKFDLANPVSVFEIDTTAFTG, encoded by the coding sequence ATGGTAGTAATACGGGCTGAAGAGAAGTTCATAACCGAAACTTTTGGAAACGACTTCATCGGGAGAATATGGGATTTCTCTGGAATAATTGGATATACTCCGGAAAGAGATGGTAACGAAATTAAAGTTGAATTCAATCCAGACAGGCCGGACCTTTTTTCCTTCACAACGCTTGAGTCTGCTATATCCTGCTATTATGACGGAAAGAAGACAGGACCAATAAAATACAGAAATGGCAAAATCGTCTTTTCAGTATCCGACGAAGCCGTTCAAATGAGGCCATTTGTAACATCCTTTGAGGCTGTAGGAACGGCCATTAGAAATCGCTTCAGGGACCTTATAGACTTTCAGGAGCGGGTTCACCAGAGTATTGGCAAGAACCGAACCAAGGTGTCAATAGGAATCCATGATATGAGGAAGGTAGTTGCTCCTCTTCGGTACGTATCCATGGATTCAGAGAAGCTCAGGTTCACTCCTTATGACGGTTCCGCAGAAATGTCGGCAATGGAGATACTCAGCCAGCATCCAAAGGGAATTGAATATTCAAAGCTCCTCCCGGACACCAGGCATGTTCCAGTTATCATGGACTCAAGGGACAGGGTACTTTCAATGCCACCAGTTATCAACGGAAATGTTTCAAGAGTCAGTGAGGACACGGGGCATTTCTTTGTGGACATCACGGGCACTGATACAAGGTCAGTTGCTCAGGCGTCACTGCTTCTTCAGTATTTCTTTCAGAACTCTGGGTTTTCAATAGTGATTACGAAACAGTATGGAGGGATGGATTTTCGCTCCATTGCCGGAATGGATGGGCGATCAATTGAGATAAATGTGCCAAAGGCAGCAAAGATACTTGGTGTGGAAAGCATTCGAGAGGAAGAAATATCTGATGCCCTTCTGAAAATGGGTTACATTAAATGCGACCCCTCTGGCCATAATTCAGGCTTGGATGTAACTGTTCCAGGAAACAGGATTGATGTGATGGGGGAAATGGACATCATTGAAGACATTGCAAAGGCCGTAGGCTATGACAGCATAGTTCCGGTTGTTCCTGTTCTGGACGTGATTGGAAGCAGCCGCCCCGATACGGTGTTGCGAGATAGGATACGCGAAATTTCAATTGGATTAGGTTACCAGGAGGTGATGACGTTCGTGGTGACATCATCAGCCTTCTATGAGGGGGTGCACAGGGAAGATGGCATTGCTGTGCAAAACCCCAAAAGTCTGGACTTCAGCGTAGTCAGGGACAGGCTGCGCCTGAATATTCTGGAATTTTTCAGAATAAACAAGAGACGGTCATTGCCCCAGAAAGTGTTTGAGATTGGTGATGTGATCGTTAATGGAGTACAGAAAACTTCACTCTGCTTTGCAATGATTTCTTCGCGATCAGGATTCTCAGACATAAAGCAGCCCCTCGAGGCTCTTCTACAAAGGTTTGGCCAGACTATTGAAACCATACTTCCAGTAAATACAGAAGAATTCATTAAGGGAAGATCCGGAACAATAGTAATTAATGGAAAAAAAGCAGGGGTAATTGGCGAAATAGATCCGGCAAGCCTGCTGAAATTTGACCTGGCAAATCCAGTATCCGTCTTTGAAATAGATACCACTGCCTTCACTGGGTAG